The uncultured Campylobacter sp. sequence AGTTGATCCCTTCAAGCCCAATTTTTGCAAATATCGCAGTCAGTGCCGCAAAGAGTGTTGATGCGAGTGCCCAAACCGCCCATGTCTCCATGATATTCCTTTATGAAATGAATTATTGGATTATAGCCCTATTTAGGTAAAATTTCCTTATAATTTCGCGAGTGTCGCAGCAAAAAGCTAAATCGCAGGCGAGCAATCCTACGAAGGCGGCATTGAAATTTTAAAATTTTAGCCGCAAAATACGGCTAAATTTCAGTTCCGACAAGCAAAGCTTGCCTCGCGCGCTACCGAATGAGTTTGGGCGCCGTTTGAGTGGTGTGCCGCAAGGCACGGTTCGCAGAAACTGCCATAAAATTTCGCTTTGGCAAGATAAAATTTTATCGAGGCAAGACGAGCTTTCCTCCGAATGCAAAATTCTATTTTAATTCAGTAAAAGCACGACCGAATACCCCTTTCGTAAATCCAAACGCGATATAAATTCCCCCGAGCAGAAAGATCTGAATTTAAAAAATATTTATTGTTTGTATATAAAATCTTAAAATTTCTACGAGGAGAGCTTATGAAAAAATTTCTACTCGCGCTCATCGCGATATTCGTTTTAGCGGGCTGCGGCAGCGACCCGAAAGGCGTAGCCGAGGACTTCATCAAAGCCCTATACGAGGGCGATTCTAAGACTTTGGTGGATGCTATAGACATACCCGATAAGGACAGATCGGACGACGGCTCTATGCAGATGATAAACGGCAAACTGATGCAAATGGCAGGCGCCGGCAAGGAGGAGGCCTCCAAGCGCGACGGGCTAAAGGGCGTCTCGGGCGAGCTGCAAAATAGCGACGAGAAATCGGCGTTCGTGAAAGTCACCGTGTCTTTTAAAAACGGCACAAACCGCACCGAGGGCGTTAAACTCATCAAAAAAGACGGCAAATGGAAGGTTGCGCTTTAGCCAAAAAGCTTCTAGTTTGTCTGATCTTCGCTCTAGGCGAGTTCGGCGAGCTTTGGACGCTCACGCGCGCGCCTGTCGCCAAAGAGCCGCTACGAGTGCCGGATGAAATTTTATCAAATCTGCGCACGGGCGATCTCGTCTTTCGCATGGGCGATGTCACCGACAGCCGCATAATCGCAATCACAACGAATTTTAAATACTCGCACGTAGGCATAATCGTGCGCGAACGCCCGCTCGTGATAGTGCACGCCGTAACGGGCGAGGGCGAGCGAGACGGCGTCGCGACCGTTTCGATGCGGGAGTTTTTGGCGCATGCGCGAGACTTCGGCGCGGCGCGGATGAAATTTTTAAACGAGGAGCAAAAGGCGCGCCTAGCCGCCTCTTTACTTAAGCGCGTCGGCGAAGATTTTACGCTAAGACCTCGCGGCGAAGCGAACCTCTACTGCACGACGCTACTCGAGCAGGAAATCTCTAAAATCACGGAAT is a genomic window containing:
- a CDS encoding DUF4878 domain-containing protein, producing the protein MKKFLLALIAIFVLAGCGSDPKGVAEDFIKALYEGDSKTLVDAIDIPDKDRSDDGSMQMINGKLMQMAGAGKEEASKRDGLKGVSGELQNSDEKSAFVKVTVSFKNGTNRTEGVKLIKKDGKWKVAL
- a CDS encoding YiiX/YebB-like N1pC/P60 family cysteine hydrolase, which codes for MEGCALAKKLLVCLIFALGEFGELWTLTRAPVAKEPLRVPDEILSNLRTGDLVFRMGDVTDSRIIAITTNFKYSHVGIIVRERPLVIVHAVTGEGERDGVATVSMREFLAHARDFGAARMKFLNEEQKARLAASLLKRVGEDFTLRPRGEANLYCTTLLEQEISKITEFSPQYFKLSLAVLGGEYLAPKAFWHYGGVEILYER